The genomic DNA cacacacacatgcacacacacatgcacacacatattcacactgGCCCTGGCCCTAATAAAAATGGGCTTTGCCATATGGAGGCCATGTGCAAGACTGGCCTCTCTGTGctcaagcgtgtgtgtgtgtgtgtgtgtgtgtgtgtgtgtgtgtgtgcaggagaggCTTGTACAACACCGCAGACCCACAGACAGATGCATACAAACCTATGACATGTGTATGAAGGTGTGTgagtgataaaaacaaaaatccatttATGAAGGTTACATTCCCAGACATACACACTTTGACATACGGTGGCAAATTCGTACACATACAGTAGACGTAACGCAACGAGAGCCTGTTGTATACTCTTTGAAGAAATTAGCTCGTGCTTTGGACGTCGCCCATCTAATTCGGCGAACTGGCAGGGAAATTCTGAGCAGGTAAATGTGGGAGTAATGTTCTGTTCTCCCTCAACAAACTACTGTCAATGCGCCCTCAGGCGATGCAGCTATTCTGAGCTGCgctgagagaagaagagagtggCAGTCCTGGAGAACTTCCAGATGTGTTTAACTAGAAGATAAAGATGTGGACTCAAGAATGATAACAGCTGATTTTCTGTTCAGGATCAGTCATAAATGATTATGATGACCCTTACAAGTCGTTAAAAGACTTTCTATTTGCCAGAGTACAGATTAGACGCTTTGTTGAGGTTTGCATGCCACCACATAGCTGCTTTTCACATCCATCTTCAGTCCTTATATCTTACAAGAGGTTCCACTTTCATGCAGTCGTACAGTTAATGCACCTCAAGGTTCCCTAAAGGTACCAGTGGTGTTTCTCAGTGCCCCGCTGTGGACGACTAAAACCTGTGAAAGAGTGTAACTGTGTGAGCGTGAGGCTGAGTGGTGCTGACAAAAGAGCATGTGTGCTCAGTGACCCTTCTCaggataaataaaggttaaaatcatatttcacaGCCCTCAAAATGCAAGACCAGAAGAAGGCGCAGGAATCGCATGGTTATTACTTTACATGTGAGTTCATATAACCTCATACTTAGCATATGCCCACTACTATTATTGCTCCAGCACAATAGCAGCAAGGAGTAAGTGTACTTGTCATTCTCCCCAGGGGTTTGGTAATAGCTGTGTTTTAGATATTTcctcaaagaagaagaactttcTCTGGGCCATTTATAATTGGTTCCAGTGaatcatctctctttttttatcttcctggcttactcattgtgttttttttttcctttcctctcctctcccactgTCATGCTCTCCCTTTCCCTAACTCTCTGTAGTGCGCCCGCCTGTACACATGGTGGAAAGGGGCTGAAATTTACGCAGCTGTTATTTGTTCTTTTGCCCAGTCACCTGCCTTAATGTGCGCGGTTGCACAAGAGGGTGGAAAAAGAGAAACCTCTCTCTTCACAGATCAACACATGAGACGCAGAGGGAGAAAAGCAGTGCATCCATAGAGGGATGCAAGTTTAATGAAGCGAAACGTTGCGTTCAGCTGCTCTTTTATCAATTTTTAGTGCAACTAAAACATCTAAGAGGAGATTAAATCTCAGTAAAGTCTTAAGAAATTCCAGGATTCCTGGAAGTTTGGGGATTTCGATGCTTAAAATATAAAGATTCATTCAAATGTTGACTTACTGTATGGATCGTCCTCACTTTTGGTGCCGTTAACTTTTCCTTTCTTGTCAATGCGAAGGAAGAATTTCTGGTAGGAGAACAGTTTCCTCCTGCGCACATCTCCTTGTAGATGGTTGTAGCTGCTCCGCACGTGGCGCCCGACGACCGTCGCGGAGGACGATGACACATTGGTCGCCCGTGGCAACCTCGCAGAGGATGCGTGCAgcggtggtggtgatgatgatgatgatggagaaggTGGCAGATGTGAGATGAAGATGCTTGCAGGAGTACCTCCCGGCGCATCGTGGTCCTTTTCAGAGTCTGATGATAGAGTGGACAGGGGTGAGGACGAGGACGGGCCgagcagcagaagcaggatGAGGAAGGTGAGGGAGAGTAGGAGTGAAGGAGGTCTGCAGCAGGGGCAGGAGGAGAACCAGGCGACCGGTGCACCTTGTGTCACTGTCCATCTACACATGGTAGTGGAGCTGGGAGAGCTGTGGAGGTGCACAGGGGCTGGGGCATGCTGAGCTGGGTGCAGGGAGAGGGAACGAGAGTGGGAGAAACCCCCCCTGACTGACCGACTACACCTCCTCTGTCTGGGGACCCCCAACCTCACTGGGACTGTAGGTGTTAAAACCTGTAGAATGGCTGGGATGACTGTGGTAGCAGATGGAGCGTTATACTAATTCTGATGGTGATGGCGGTGCAGCTGCCGGTGGTGGTGAAGCCCTCAGTGACTCTGCTGTAGTCCCCTCTGTTTATTCCTCAGCAGCGCCGCAGGAATGCGTCAACATCCATAACTCAGATCACCTCGCAATGGGAACAACTGGGGGGCTCGCGTCAAAGACctctcaccacctccaccctctcctcccgAGACCgccgctctcacacacacgcacacattcacTCCAAATCCTATTTTAAAGtttgaacgcacacacacacatgttcacatccagaaagaaaaaacacacatcagttcATTCATATACACTGCTAGAATCtactccacacacaaacacacacgcacacacacacgacccaAACCATTTATCTTCTCCAGTCCAGGGAGGTGGATAACAGGAAGGCGGAGGAGGTctggatgaaatgaaaagatgcCAAACTGCTTagtacaaaatgaaataaataaaaacaggaagtcaaaaaaaaaaaaaaaaggattaatgCTGCTTCTCATAAAATGTCCAGAGAAATCCACGCAAggcaggccacacacacacacacacacaaaaaaagaatccagactttcttctgttcttttctctctttgtttctctcggTTTGTCGGAGCTGGTTTGAAGTTACTTGAGTGTGTAACTGAGCCCGGGAGCTCTCgtctttctcccctctcttgtTGTGCGTCTTGTCAGTGAGCTGAGCTCCCTATCTCTCCCCTGTCCTTGCCTCCCGGAGTCTGAGCGCTGGAGCAGTGCGTtgcctctcttctttcctcctgtGTGTGGCTCCCTCTCCTTTGgccccctccctctttcctttgcctctccctctctcctatCTCTATCAGCGCTGTTCTGTCTGGTTATCTGGAGTTTCTCTGAGGTGACTGAATCTTGTCTTTCCTTTCACCTTATTTATCTGCTGCAGTTCCCCAGATGTCATCTCTTAGCGTAATTGGATGTCTATGAAAACCACTTGGCTTTGAAGAgctgtgtgcatttatgtgtgcgtgcatgtgtgtctgcacatgtacatatgtgtttgtgtgtgtgtgtgtgtggagggggggccggagtggtggtggtggtggtgggggggggctCTGTCCCACCCCgttttctctttccctccctccctcttccacTTTTTCTCCATGTCTCCTCCCCTTCCCAGACAAAACCCCACCAGTTGAGCAGAGCAGGTCcgagaaagaaggaaagaaaacctTTCCTTCACATCTCTCTCCTGTTGCAGCGCTCTAAGGTCCgtcttcaaaatgtttctgtcgTCGTGATTAGCTcgggttttgtttttgaaaaatgttcaatACTCGTGTTGATACAACAGAGTTTATGTAGCAaaataatgcaggtttaatttctttaatgTGAGAAATATGAAGATGTTTCtctataaaacatttaacaaaaaaagatacCAAAAGTCTGAAAAGTTTGATGTGTCGAAACATCTGAGACGGCAGCACAACAACACCTAAATAATCTGAAATTGGcaaaacaatttattttaaaccagGTAACTAcctgaagaagacagaaaagatcatcactgcattttgttttctcattgttAAACTTCTAGCCCCACTCATTATTAAGCGTATATCACATTCTCTGCTAGTTTTTTcagtaaatattaatttttgGGTACATAACTGAAAAAGAGGACATCAACTTCACccataaataaaagatgaagtGTTAGCTGCATGCTTCACATGAGTCACTGGCTCATTCACAGCTTGTGTGGCCATCAGCTGACTTATAACGTCCAATCACATTCAATGCAGGTGTACAACGCACCTTAATAACCTGACACCTCACCACCCAAAGCATCCTCCCTAAGGTTTGATATGGATGCATGTGTTCATTAAAGGTGGGGGCGATTGAAACTGTGCACTAATTTTCCACattagtttttctcttttctggttGAAGAGATGCTCATTATGCTCAAAACCTCCagttaaaaagctacaaattcTCCACCCTCCATGACACATGGTTGCCTATAATGGCcaagagtttctttttctcatcTGAGGATGCAGCGGACAGATTGGAGCCAAGTTTCCCCTCAGCTGTTTTGACAGATACTATCAAGTGATTTCTCTACTTCAGACCTTAATCTTTAGATAAacatctctctgtgtttggatAAAAGAAGTCGTACCTTACGTGTGTCCTTGTGTTTCACCTTTCAAGAATCTAGGTCTGCTGTCTGGTTTCAGCATTGTTTAATTTCCTTTTCACATTGTCAGACAACAGCCATATCTCCGCCCCTGCCTACTCTTTCTCTTCTCCGTTATTACTGGACTGCTGCCTTCTGTCCGAGGTATGCAACGGATAAATTTGAGTTATCACATTCTGctgtttcttcattcatttttagttAGTGTCAATCTATCTTGCATTAATACTTCTTTTAAACAGTTCCCTTTGCTGATGCACCAACAGCACAGTAATAACAATGTGATGTACACTTACAGTCAGCCGGCATTTCCCTGTAAGGTGGTTAACTCTAGCTGATATTATACAGATGTTCAGTGCTGCCAACAGTCTGTCATTCACGTCAACATTAGAGCCGACTATTCCCCACTGAGGGCCTGTCGATGACATGACAAAGATTGATTTGATGGTGAAAGACCAACTACTGTGCAGAACTTTACAAGCTGTGTAATAAAGTTACATCATTTGATATATTAATGATCAATGATTGAATTGGATGCTAGATGTTAGATGTAATTGTTGTGTCAGTGGTGAAAAATGGTGCAGGTATGAGTGagtatgtttattatttcttgGGGATTATTAGAATTAGACCTGCTGACGGACGAtattcaggaaaaaaatatgcaatCTGGAGATCTGGATTATGTTTCGAGTCGCTGAATGGGGAAAAACAATTGATGGTGTTAATAGTATTTTAATCCTAACATGTCAGGTATGCAAAATGTGTGCCAAACAAACTAAGTAAGCTTTGTTTTTAGCCTAGCAGTTGTTGATTATTTGCATCTCCTCCCAGCTGGTTAGGAGTCAGCAGTCGCTTTATTCAGTCATTTGTGTATATGATTAATTTACAGCAATGCTGg from Larimichthys crocea isolate SSNF chromosome IX, L_crocea_2.0, whole genome shotgun sequence includes the following:
- the LOC104923886 gene encoding fibroblast growth factor 5; protein product: MRIMGNLRCLPNKMEELMVQTRLEREYKECTITETELNELAWDSLYNAPSATTVIPAILQVLTPTVPVRLGVPRQRRCSRSVRGGFSHSRSLSLHPAQHAPAPVHLHSSPSSTTMCRWTVTQGAPVAWFSSCPCCRPPSLLLSLTFLILLLLLGPSSSSPLSTLSSDSEKDHDAPGGTPASIFISHLPPSPSSSSSPPPLHASSARLPRATNVSSSSATVVGRHVRSSYNHLQGDVRRRKLFSYQKFFLRIDKKGKVNGTKSEDDPYSILEIKSVDVGVVAIRGLSSNYYLAISKKGELYGATDYGLDCRLIERIEENKYNTYASAEWRNKKKHMFVGLNANGKPMRGKKTRRKNTATHFLPMVVQPR